From the Entomomonas sp. E2T0 genome, one window contains:
- a CDS encoding ferritin-like domain-containing protein, translating into MSKAKNVAQFTPTKTLRANARKNIEDGAVTKTYTLDRKKVIELLNAALATEWVCVLRYYRHYFMATGMLADSVKGEFLIHAQEEQAHAKILAERIVQLGGEPDLNPDTLTKRSHAEYKEGVTLKDMVKENLIAERIAIDSYREMINYIGDADTTTKRVLEGILEQEEEHADDFADMLDGWIGGK; encoded by the coding sequence ATGTCAAAAGCAAAAAATGTTGCTCAGTTTACTCCAACTAAAACCTTACGTGCCAATGCTAGAAAAAATATTGAAGATGGTGCAGTCACTAAAACATATACCCTAGATCGTAAAAAAGTAATTGAATTATTAAATGCGGCATTAGCCACTGAGTGGGTTTGTGTTTTACGTTATTACCGTCATTATTTTATGGCGACAGGTATGCTAGCAGACTCTGTAAAAGGCGAGTTTCTTATTCATGCTCAAGAAGAACAAGCACATGCCAAAATACTTGCAGAACGTATCGTACAGTTAGGTGGTGAACCTGATTTAAACCCAGATACCTTAACAAAACGCTCTCATGCTGAATATAAAGAGGGTGTAACTCTAAAAGATATGGTTAAAGAAAATTTAATCGCAGAACGTATTGCTATCGATAGTTATAGAGAGATGATTAATTATATTGGTGATGCAGATACTACAACCAAACGTGTTCTAGAAGGTATTTTAGAACAAGAGGAAGAGCATGCAGACGACTTTGCAGATATGCTTGATGGTTGGATTGGTGGGAAGTAA
- the relA gene encoding GTP diphosphokinase, translated as MVQVKAHQSINEDGSINLDAWLEHINSMVSGLDIAALRKVCEYVANVVNTSKPSHQGWNEDISCFHVGLDIAEILADLNLDQETLTAAIIYRAVREKYITLEEVQEKFGETVAKLIEGVLRMAAISFANNPVQSDMLSPQAQVENLRKMLVAMIDDVRVALIKLAERTCAIRAVKNADNDRKIKVAREVADIYAPLAHRLGIGHIKWELEDLSFRYLEPDQYKQIATLLHERRLDREQYIADVMQQLREKLEEANIKADISGRAKHIYSIWRKMQRKGLKFSQIYDVRAVRVLVPELADCYTTLGIVHTLWRHIPKEFDDYIANPKENGYRSLHTAVIGPEGKVLEVQIRTQTMHEEAELGVCAHWRYKGTDVKSKSDHYEEKISWLRQVLEWQEELGDFMGIADQLRLDTEPDRVYVFTPDGHAVDLPKGATPLDFAYRVHTEVGHRCRGAKIDGRIVPLNYNLKTGEQVEIITSKEGGPSRDWLNPNLGYINTSKARAKIIHWFKLQDRDQNVAAGKTMIERELSRLALHHVNFEKLAEKANVKNAEDLFAGLGAGDLRLAHIVNLAHQLIEPTSNEVEQLELIQRRPSKIGNNPGEIQIQGVGNLMTQMANCCHPLPGDAVIGYITVGRGVTIHRQDCPNALQLASREPERMIQVDWGPVPAKTYPVDIQIKAYDRSGLLRDISQLLLNEKINALAVNTLSNKEDNTASMKLTIEITGLDALGRLLSRISQLPNIIEVKRSLNG; from the coding sequence ATGGTACAAGTTAAAGCACATCAATCTATTAATGAAGATGGTAGCATCAACTTAGATGCTTGGCTGGAACACATTAACTCAATGGTTTCTGGCTTAGATATTGCTGCTTTACGCAAAGTCTGTGAGTATGTTGCCAATGTTGTTAATACCAGTAAACCTTCTCATCAAGGCTGGAATGAAGATATTTCCTGTTTTCATGTTGGCTTAGATATAGCAGAAATTCTAGCTGATTTAAACCTTGACCAAGAAACCTTAACTGCCGCTATCATTTACCGTGCAGTCCGTGAAAAATATATCACCTTAGAAGAAGTACAAGAAAAGTTTGGCGAAACAGTCGCTAAACTTATTGAAGGTGTGCTACGCATGGCAGCTATTAGCTTTGCTAATAACCCTGTGCAATCTGATATGTTAAGCCCACAAGCACAAGTAGAAAACCTACGTAAAATGCTAGTGGCAATGATTGATGATGTTCGAGTAGCCCTTATTAAACTAGCTGAACGTACCTGTGCTATTCGTGCGGTTAAAAATGCTGATAATGATCGCAAAATAAAAGTAGCCCGCGAAGTAGCTGATATTTATGCACCACTAGCCCACCGTTTAGGTATTGGTCATATTAAATGGGAGTTAGAAGACCTTTCTTTCCGTTACTTAGAGCCTGACCAATATAAACAAATTGCTACCCTACTGCATGAACGCCGTTTAGATCGTGAACAATATATTGCTGATGTAATGCAGCAACTTCGTGAGAAACTTGAAGAAGCCAATATTAAAGCTGATATCAGTGGTAGAGCTAAACATATCTACTCTATTTGGCGTAAAATGCAACGCAAAGGGCTTAAATTTAGCCAAATTTATGATGTTCGTGCTGTCCGCGTATTAGTACCTGAACTGGCCGACTGTTATACCACCTTAGGTATTGTGCATACCTTATGGCGTCATATTCCTAAAGAGTTTGATGATTATATCGCTAACCCTAAAGAAAATGGCTACCGTTCTCTACATACAGCCGTAATTGGTCCAGAAGGAAAAGTACTGGAAGTACAAATCCGTACCCAAACCATGCACGAAGAAGCTGAACTAGGTGTATGCGCGCATTGGCGTTATAAAGGCACTGATGTCAAAAGCAAATCAGATCATTACGAAGAAAAAATTTCATGGCTACGTCAAGTTTTAGAGTGGCAAGAAGAGCTTGGCGACTTTATGGGCATTGCAGACCAGTTAAGGCTGGATACTGAACCTGATCGCGTCTATGTTTTTACCCCTGATGGACATGCTGTTGACCTACCTAAAGGCGCTACTCCGTTAGACTTTGCTTATCGGGTGCATACTGAAGTGGGACATCGTTGCCGTGGTGCTAAGATAGATGGTCGTATTGTGCCACTCAACTACAACCTAAAAACAGGTGAGCAAGTTGAGATTATTACCAGTAAAGAAGGCGGTCCTAGCCGCGACTGGTTAAATCCTAACTTAGGTTATATCAACACCTCTAAAGCACGTGCCAAAATTATTCATTGGTTTAAACTGCAAGACCGTGATCAAAACGTTGCAGCTGGTAAAACCATGATAGAACGTGAATTGTCACGTTTAGCCTTGCACCATGTTAATTTTGAGAAACTAGCCGAAAAAGCTAATGTCAAAAATGCTGAAGACCTCTTCGCTGGCTTAGGTGCTGGTGATTTACGTTTAGCACATATTGTTAATTTAGCCCATCAATTAATTGAACCTACTAGCAATGAAGTTGAGCAACTTGAATTAATCCAACGTCGCCCTAGCAAGATTGGTAACAATCCTGGAGAAATTCAAATTCAAGGTGTGGGTAATCTAATGACACAGATGGCTAACTGCTGCCATCCACTACCTGGCGATGCAGTTATTGGCTATATTACAGTAGGTCGCGGTGTGACTATCCATCGCCAAGACTGCCCTAATGCGCTACAGTTAGCTAGCCGTGAACCAGAGCGTATGATCCAAGTAGATTGGGGCCCTGTACCTGCTAAAACCTACCCCGTGGATATTCAAATTAAAGCTTATGATCGTTCAGGCTTACTACGCGATATTTCACAACTGTTGTTAAATGAAAAAATTAATGCGCTAGCAGTCAATACTTTATCCAATAAAGAAGATAATACTGCTTCTATGAAATTAACTATTGAAATTACTGGCTTAGACGCACTAGGAAGATTATTAAGCCGTATATCTCAACTACCTAATATTATAGAAGTAAAACGTAGTTTAAATGGTTAG
- the rlmD gene encoding 23S rRNA (uracil(1939)-C(5))-methyltransferase RlmD, which translates to MSKQNQGLRFQSNRKPSNSKTIPVGKKQILTIDRLSHDGRGITNFYDRTWFVAGALPTEEVEVRVVSSQSKWVNAKCEKVITPSPIRQTPPCQYAGTCGGCELQHIPYEQQIQLKQNSAIEQFQRIANITLQEWQPPLISQPFAYRRRARIATRYNEQSKQLEIGFRAAFSQQIVAINNCLVLTESLNQLLQQLPNCLTKLTSPRHIGHIELFSGDQNALLVRHTAPLTDKDINTLHTFCQTQQCQLWLQGKADPMPYQTELPLSYPLVTNQQSLKLNYRMGDFVQVNTEINQAMVQQALDWLQVQANESVLDLFCGLGNFTLPLAKQAKQVIAVEVIEGMVNLAKENAKQNHIENAFFYKADLTQPIAEQIWAQQRFSAVLLDPPRDGAMEIIKQMKKLDTNRLLYVSCNPATLARDTKLLIEQGYQIKKAGIMDMFPQTSHCEVMVLFER; encoded by the coding sequence ATGAGTAAGCAAAACCAAGGTTTACGCTTTCAAAGTAACCGTAAACCAAGCAATAGTAAAACAATCCCTGTAGGTAAAAAACAAATCTTAACCATTGATCGACTCTCCCATGATGGACGGGGCATTACTAATTTTTATGATAGAACATGGTTTGTAGCAGGCGCTTTACCTACTGAAGAAGTCGAAGTGAGGGTTGTCTCTAGCCAAAGCAAGTGGGTAAATGCTAAATGCGAAAAAGTCATCACCCCCTCACCTATCCGTCAAACTCCCCCTTGCCAGTATGCAGGTACTTGTGGCGGTTGTGAGCTTCAGCATATTCCTTATGAGCAACAAATACAGCTCAAACAAAACAGTGCTATCGAGCAATTTCAACGAATAGCTAATATTACATTACAGGAATGGCAACCACCATTGATTAGCCAACCTTTTGCTTATCGTCGTAGAGCACGTATCGCCACTCGCTATAATGAACAAAGCAAACAGTTAGAAATTGGTTTTAGGGCAGCTTTTAGTCAACAAATCGTTGCTATTAACAATTGCCTTGTATTAACTGAATCGCTTAACCAACTATTACAACAACTACCTAATTGCTTAACAAAATTAACCTCGCCACGTCATATTGGCCATATTGAATTATTTTCAGGCGATCAGAATGCATTACTTGTTCGCCATACTGCACCACTCACTGATAAAGATATCAATACACTACATACTTTTTGCCAAACCCAACAATGCCAACTATGGTTACAAGGCAAAGCTGATCCTATGCCTTACCAAACAGAATTACCTTTAAGTTACCCATTAGTGACTAATCAACAATCTCTTAAACTCAATTATCGTATGGGAGACTTTGTACAGGTAAATACTGAAATTAATCAGGCAATGGTTCAACAAGCATTAGACTGGCTACAAGTACAAGCTAATGAGTCTGTCTTAGATTTATTTTGTGGTTTAGGTAACTTTACGCTACCACTGGCAAAACAAGCTAAACAGGTAATCGCTGTGGAAGTTATTGAGGGAATGGTCAATTTAGCTAAAGAAAATGCTAAACAAAACCATATAGAGAATGCCTTTTTTTATAAGGCCGATCTTACACAACCTATAGCTGAACAAATCTGGGCGCAACAAAGGTTTTCCGCTGTACTATTAGATCCTCCCAGAGATGGCGCAATGGAAATAATAAAACAGATGAAAAAATTAGATACAAATCGCTTGCTCTATGTTTCTTGCAACCCAGCCACCCTCGCAAGAGATACTAAGCTATTGATAGAACAAGGTTATCAAATTAAAAAAGCAGGTATAATGGATATGTTTCCACAAACCTCACACTGTGAAGTCATGGTATTGTTTGAGCGTTAG